A single Ptiloglossa arizonensis isolate GNS036 chromosome 2, iyPtiAriz1_principal, whole genome shotgun sequence DNA region contains:
- the Tyn gene encoding trynity, translating to MGSSAIGTMATLAASVTLLTLVTVSRAALARTAFEKLTDYDYRGTTYYSVRNLSLYECQGWCREEVECQAAAFSFVVNPLAPMQDTLCQLQNETAATNPAAQPQRAANMYYMTKLQIRSENVCLRPWSFERVPNKMIRGLDNALIYTSTKEACLAACLNEHRFTCRSVEYNYVTLQCHLSDSDRRTTGQYVQFVDAQGVDYFENLCLKGKEACKSQRIFQMPRIGVADDKVAQYAGLHYYTDKELQVQSESACRLACEIENEFLCRSFLYRGAPQGSAYNCQLFHLDHWTLPDGPSTYLNAERPLIDNGERVGTYFENYCEKGSGPVADPLPVVFETTEDPTINNLTRNDINCDKTGTCYDVSVDCKDTRIAVQVRTNKPFNGRIYALGRSETCNIDVINSDLFRLDLTMSGQDCNTQSVTGIYSNTVVLQHHSVVMTKADKIYKVKCTYDMSSKNITFGMMPIRDPEMISITSAPEAPPPRIRILDSRSREVETVRIGDKLTFRIEIPEDTPYGIFARSCVAMAKDSKSTFQIIDDEGCPVDPSIFPSFTPDGNALQSVYEAFRFTESYGVIFQCNVKYCLGPCEPAVCEWGRESVESWGKRRRRSLANATEEKAEDMTLSQEILVLDFGDEKQSDFLKSDASIDFNEADKTVTIVEPCPTKTSVLVLGVTCALLVLIYISTIFCYYMKKWLSPRKMMP from the exons ATGGGCTCGTCCGCGATCGGCACGATGGCCACTTTGGCCGCGAGCGTGACGCTCCTGACCTTGGTCACCGTCTCTCGAGCCGCTCTGG CCAGGACAGCTTTCGAAAAACTCACCGACTACGATTACCGCGGGACCACTTATTACAGCGTGAGGAATCTCTCGTTGTACGAGTGCCAGGGATGGTGCCGAGAGGAGGTCGAGTGCCAGGCGGCGGCCTTCTCCTTCGTCGTGAATCCTTTGGCACCGATGCAGGACACCCTCTGTCAGCTGCAGAACGAAACGGCGGCGACCAATCCAGCCGCGCAACCCCAGAGGGCCGCGAACATGTACTACATGACGAAGCTTCAGATCCGATCGG AGAACGTGTGTCTGCGTCCGTGGTCGTTCGAGCGAGTCCCGAACAAGATGATCCGCGGCCTGGACAACGCGTTGATATACACCTCGACGAAGGAGGCTTGTCTCGCGGCTTGTCTGAACGAGCACCGTTTCACCTGCCGTTCCGTCGAATACAATTACGTCACTCTGCAGTGTCACCTGAGCGACTCCGATCGAAGAACCACCGGACAGTACGTGCAATTCGTGGACGCCCAGGGAGTCGATTACTTCGAGAATCTCTGCCTGAAAG GGAAAGAGGCCTGCAAGTCGCAGCGAATCTTCCAGATGCCAAGAATCGGGGTGGCCGACGACAAGGTCGCGCAGTACGCGGGTCTGCACTATTACACCGACAAAGAGCTCCAGGTTCAAAGCGAGTCCGCGTGCAGATTGGCCTGCGAGATCGAGAACGAGTTCCTTTGTAGATCGTTCCTCTATCGCGGAGCCCCTCAGGGATCCGCTTACAACTGCCAGCTGTTCCATTTGGATCACTGGACTCTTCCCGACGGACCCTCGACGTATCTGAACGCGGAACGACCGCTGATCGATAACGGGGAAAGGGTTGGAACGTATTTCGAGAACTACTGCGAAA AAGGCTCGGGTCCGGTCGCGGATCCGCTTCCGGTCGTCTTCGAGACCACGGAGGATCCCACGATAAACAATCTCACGAGAAACGACATAAATTGCGACAAAACCGGCACCTGCTACGACG TGTCGGTCGACTGCAAGGACACGCGAATCGCCGTACAGGTACGCACCAACAAACCCTTCAACGGTCGCATCTACGCTCTCGGACGATCGGAGACCTGCAACATCGACGTCATCAACAGCGATCTCTTCCGACTCGATCTGACCATGAGCGGTCAAGACTGCAACACTCAGAGCGTG ACTGGCATCTACTCGAACACGGTCGTCCTTCAGCATCATTCCGTGGTGATGACCAAGGCCGATAAGATATACAAAGTAAAGTGCACCTACGACATGTCCTCCAAGAACATCACTTTTGGGATGATGCCCATCAGGGACCCGGAAATGATCAGCATCACCAGCGCTCCGGAAGCCCCCCCTCCGAGGATTCGTATCCTCGACAGCAGGTCCAGGGAAGTCGAGACTGTGCGAATCGGAGACAAGCTCACCTTCAGAATCGAAATCCCGGAAGACA CTCCCTATGGCATCTTCGCTCGCAGCTGCGTGGCCATGGCAAAGGACTCGAAGAGCACCTTCCAGATCATCGACGACGAAGG ATGCCCGGTCGATCCGTCCATCTTCCCGAGTTTCACGCCGGACGGAAACGCTCTGCAATCTGTCTACGAGGCGTTCAGATTCACCGAGTCCTACGGCGTGATCTTCCAGTGCAACGTTAAATACTGTCTGGGACCTTGCGAACCG GCTGTCTGCGAGTGGGGACGCGAATCGGTTGAATCCTGGGGCAAGAGACGTCGAAGGAGTCTCGCGAACGCCACCGAGGAGAAAGCCGAGGACATGACCTTGTCGCAGGAGATCCTGGTCCTCGATTTCGGCGACGAGAAGCAGTCCGACTTCTTGAAGAGCGACGCCAGCATAGACTTCAACGAAGCCG ACAAAACGGTGACCATCGTGGAGCCCTGTCCGACCAAGACTTCCGTGCTGGTACTGGGAGTGACGTGCGCTCTCCTGGTTCTGATCTACATCTCCACGATCTTCTGTTACTACATGAAAAAGTGGCTGTCGCCCCGCAAAATGATGCCCTGA